AGCGCCGCCGGCAAATTCCACGTCTTCGCCGAAACCACCAGCAAGCGCTGGGCCAGCGCCGCCTGGCGGGACAAACTCGGCGCCGGCTTCACCAACGCCGCCTGCAAGGCCGGCGACAAGCACTCCACCCTCGCCTACTTCGCCACCCTCGCCGCCCAACACCAGATGAACTGGATCAACCTCGGCCTCCACCCCGGCTGGCACACCAGCACCGAGTCCGAGAACGACCTCAACCGCCTCGGCTACTTCAACGGCGCCGCCGCCAGCACCCCCGCGGACCTCCCCCCGCACGAGGTGTCCAAAGCCGACATCGCCACCGCCGAACACCTCGGCGAACGCGTCGCCCACCACACCGCCATCGTCCTCGCCGGCCGCAAAGCCCTCGCCATCACCGCCTGACCCGGCGGCAGGCGCCGCTCATCGGGAGGGTCGGCGACCGGTCCCGCCCGCGGCCACTTCGAGCAGGTCCTCACCGAGCCGTCATCGTTCCCGAGCGCCGAGCGCGTGACCGCGCCCGTACCCACCCCCTCCCCGGAGCCCACCAGATGAAAAACTCCACCCTCCTCGTCCGCACCGCACTAGGTCCGGCCATCGGCGGCACCCTCTTCTACGTCGCCGGCCACTATCTGCCGCCCACCCCCTACTGGGACAGCTTCCTGCGGGTACTGCCCGCCGGTCTCCTGCTGCTGGCGATCCGCCCCGGCCTGCCCCGCGGCGAGTGGTGGTGGAAGTCGCTCGTGCTCGGCACGCTCAACATGGGCATGTTCACCCTGTTCCTGCTGATCTCCGCCCAGCGTCTGCCCGGCGGCGTCGCGGCCACGCTGAACTCGACGTCCAGCCTGGTGGCCATCGCCGTCGCGTCGGTGGTCCTCAAGGAGAAGATCCGGCCGCACCACTACATCGCCTGCCTGGTCGGTGTCACCGGCGTCGCACTGCTCGTCCTGCGCAGCTCGGCGAGCCTCGACACCATCGGCATCCTGGCCGGTTTCGGCAGCGCCTCCAGCATGGGCGTCGGCAGCGTCCTGGCACGTAAGTGGGGCCGCCCCGAGGGAGTGCACAGCCTCACCACGGCCGGCTGGACCCTGCTCGGTGCCGCCGTCGTCCTGCTGCCGCTCTCCCTCATCTTCGAGGGTGCGCCGCCGAGCTTCACCGGCAGGCAGCTGGCGGGCCTCGCCTGGGCCGCGTTCGTGGTCGGCGCGCTCGGCTTCGCCCTCTTCCTCTCGGGCGTCCAGCGGCTGCCGGTCTCCCAGTCCGCTCCGCTTCCGCTGATGAACCCGGTCACCGCGGCCATCGTCGGCTGGGTGGCGGTCGGCGAACGGCTCACCCCGCTGCAGGCCCTCGGCGGAGTGCTGGTGTTCACCGCGATCCTCCTGGTCGCCAACCCGAAGCTCCTGGGCCGTTTCTTCACCAAGCCCGAACCGGCGAAGGCCACGGCCCCCGCCGACGACACACCGCAGGTCGCGTCGTCCTCCTAGGACCTGTCCGGCCGCGGCTTGTTCTTGGAAACGGGAGAACGTATGAAGAACTACGACGTCGTCGTGATCGGCGGCGGGCCGACCGGGCTGGTCCTGGCTGGACTGCTGTCGCGCGCCGGGGTGAAGGTGTTCGTCGCCGAGCGCAGGCTCCACCGCGGCGACCGGCCCAAGGCGGTCGTGCTGCACGCGCCGACCCTCGAACTCCTCGACTCCTTCGGGCTGCTGGACGACGTGTACGCCCGCAGCATCCCCCTCGAACGGTTCACCTTCCGGGTCGGCGGGGCGGGGACGTACTCCGCCGAGATGACCGGAATGGACACCTTCCTGGACGGCTACCGGAACATGCCGCAGCCGATTCTGGAAGGGCTGCTCGAGAAATACTCACTCGAATACGGCGCGCACATAGAACACGGCGTGAGCTATCTTTCCCACGAATGTCTTTCTGACGAACACGCTTCCCCCGAAGTGGACGACACCGGAATAACGGTCCGTTTCGACGGCCATGAGGACATCCGCTGTTCCTACCTGATCGGGAGTGACGGCCCGCGCAGCGCCGTACGGGAGTCACTGGGCATTCCGATGACCGGCCGCAGCCTGACGTCGAGCTACCTGCTCGTCGAAGGCGTCCCGCAGGAACTCGTCGGCCGGGACGAAGTGGGCATATACGTCGGGGAGACCGGCATGGTCACCATGATGCCGATCCCCGGCGACCAGGTGCTCGTAGCCGGTCCGGCGGTGTCCGGGCTGGCCCTGGACCGCGGCGCGGACGTGCCGTGGGGCCGGATCTCCGACGCGATCGAGACCCTGGGATTCGGCAGCCGCCTGAGGCTCGCGGACGCTGTCCGCACGAGCCACTATTCCGTGGAACTGCGGATCGCCGAACGTCTGACGGCCGGAAACGTCGTCCTGGCCGGCGACGCCGCACATCTGAACACGCCGGCCGGAGGACAGGGACTCAATCTCGGTATCAGCGATGCCGTCGCACTGTCCTGGCGCATTCTCCTGGCCCTGAACAATGGTGATTCGAGTGCGCTCGCGGGATATGACGAGGAACGTCGTTCCTACGCGGAAAAGGTGGTGAAGACGACGTTCGTGGCGCCGTTCATCGAACGGATCCGGGCCTCGGACGACACGACCGCCCCGGCGGTTCAGCGGGAGCTGGACGAACTGGCCCTGTCCTGGAGTCAGTTGTATCCCGGCGACGAGAACTGGAACGGCGCGCACTACGAGCTGACAGCCGGCGCGCGCGTTCCCACCGCCCTGCGGACCCGTGACGGAGTAGTTCCGTTCCTCCCCCCGAGCGACCGTGTCGACGGTTCGACGTTGGTGCTGTTCGACGACGCGGACTCCGAGACCCTCGCGCCCGAGCCGTCGGTCCCCCCGGTGCGGGAGGTACACCGGCTGCCCCGGCCTTCGCTCGGCCGGGTCACCGTGCCGAAGAACGCCCGGGGAATCCTCGTACGTCCCGACCGCCGGGTCGCGCGGGTGCTGGAAAAGCAACCCTCGTGACCATCGTCCTCGCCGGCCGCGAAGGCCTCGACGTCACCACCTGACCCGGCCTGGACAAGGGCACACACTCCACCACACACCCCACCACACAGAAGAGTTGGAACCACCATGACCACCGCTGCCACGCGCACCACCGACGAGACCGTCGACGCCTTCTTCGCCGCCTTCGGCGCCGGGGACTCCCAGGCCCTGCTGGGCCAGTTCGCCGACGCCGTGGACTTCTACGTCGCGGGCTCCCCCAGCATCCCGTGGGCCGGCTCCCGGTCCACCCAGGACGAGATCGCCGAGTTCTTCGGCCTCTTCCCGCAACTCCTCAGCGGCCCCGAGTCGTTCGAGATCACCACCCGCGTCACGCAGGGCCAGGACGCCGTGGTCATCGCCAACTGCGTCTTCGAAGTGATCGCCACCAAGAAGAAGTTCACCAACCGGTACGCGCTGCACTTCACCGTCACCGACGGCCGCATCGTCCGCTACCACATGTACGAGGACAGCTACGCGATCCACGAGGCGTTCACCGCCTGACCCGGCGCGCGCCCCACCGGCGTACCCACCGAAGTCCACGCAGCTCCGCCAGTCCCAAGGAAAAGAGAAAACACATGTCATTCCCGGCCATGCCCAAGGCTGTCCACCAGTTCTACGCCGGTTCGCTGGCCGCCGACCCCGAACTCTGGGGCGCGGGCTTCGCCGAGGACGCCCTCTTCCACGACCCGGTCGGCAGCGAGCCGATCCGTGGCCGTGAGGCGATCCTCGCCAAGCTGCGCAAGGTGATCCCGCTGTTCGACCCGTTCATCGGCATCACCCCGATCGAGGCGTACACCACCGGTGGCGAGACCGCCGTCTCCTGGCGCGGCGCGGTGGTGACCACCGACGGCAACCCCGTGAACTGGTCCGGTATCTCCGTCTTCCGCCTCGACGACGAGGGCCTCATCGCCGAGGCGCGGCTGTACTTCCACCACGGTGTCTTCGCCGCGCAGGCCCAGCTCGGCGACCACTGAGTCCGCCGTCCACGGGGGCACCCGTCCCCCGCACCGCGCGCCGGGGCGGGGGACAGCTCACACATCCTGATGGGGGAGAGTCACACATGCAGGTCACCGATCCAAGACAAGAACTTCGGCTCGCGAGCGTCGACGACGTACTGGGGGACCGTCACGCACGGTTCTTCGGAGAGGGCTTCAAGCGGGTCACGTACTCGCTGACCGACATCGCCGTCACCGCCGGCACCCCTTCCACGCCGGGCGAAGTGCACGCCACCGCGGGCATCCACCTTCCCGACACCTGGTCGCTCAAGGGCGAGGCCGTCCAGCGGCCGCATCTGTCCACCATCGACGGAATGCTCCTCGCCGCCCGGCTCACCGGTCTGTACGCCGCTCACACCCACCGCCTGGCGGCCGACGCGCCCTTCCATGTGCGCGGCATACGCATCAAGGCCGGTTCCACTCCCGACGAGATGGGCCTCGACCGCTTCGGCGTGACGGCCCGGCACCGCTCGACCACCGTGTCCCCGGACCACGCCGGTCGGTCCGTCACCACCATGGACTGCACGATCGGCTCGATGACTCTGCGGGTCGAGGCCGAGCACCCGGCAGCGGAGGACCCCGACCGTACGCCCGGCTCCTACGCCACCGCCGAGGACCTGGGCGGCTCCTGGAACTCCACGGCGTTCGGCGTCTCGCACCACAACCGCAGCCAGTTCCTGGAAGACGTGGTGGCGGACGTGTCCGCCGGCACGGCGCACGCCCGGCTCACCCTCGTCGACGCTCCCGGCCCGGACACGGCGAAGGAGCACGGTGCCACCGCGATCGACCTGTTCGTCTGCGCCCTCCAGCTGGGACAGGTGCTGCTCTACGAGCTCGACGGCCTGACCCGTGCGAAATCCAACACGCTGTGGATGCGCACCACCGGTTTCGCACCGCGCACCGAGGCAGAAGCCGAGCCCGACGGCCGCTTCCGCGTCACGCTGGACCGCACCGCACTGCTTCCCACCGCCGAGGGCACCTGGCGCACCGGACGCATCACCGCCGCTCTCGGCGACACCCAGCTGACCTGCAACGTCGTACACCTGTTGCCCTGATCCGCTGCCTTACGCCAGAAAGCGATCGCCGTGCACACCACATCTGTCGCGCTGGTCGGCCTGGGCAGCTATCTGCCCCCGCAGCGCATCTCCAACGAAGCCCTCTGCGAACGTCTCGACACCACCGACGAGTGGATCACCAGCCGCACCGGCATCCGTAACCGGCACTGGGCCGGCCCCGGCGTCGCCACCGGTGATCTCGCCGTGGAAGCCGGCCACCGGGCCCTGAAGTCGGCCGGCCTGGAGGCCGGACCCGGCGCGGTCGACCTCGTCGTGCTGGCCACCACCACACCCGACAACCCGTGCCCCGCCACCGCCCCCGATGTCGCCTCGCGTCTCGGCCTCGGTCCCATAGCGGCCTACGACATCGCGGCGGTGTGCTCGGGCTTCCTCTACGCGCTCGCGGCCGCCTCGGCGCAGATCACCGCCGGACAGGCGCAGCGGGCCCTGGTCATCGGAGCCGAGACCTACTCCACCATCCTCAACCCGACCGACCGGACCACCAACGTGATCTTCGGTGACGGCGCGGGAGCGGTCGTGCTCTCCGCGGCGTCGGGCCAGGACGAGGCCGGTCTGCTGCTCGCTGTCGAGCTGGGCTCCGATGGCAGCGGACGGGACCTGATCACCATCCCGGCCGGCGGTTCACGCCAGCGCGCCACCACGCCGGCGCCCGACGCCGACGACCGCTACTTCACCATGCGGGGCAAGCAGGTCTTCACCCAGGCCGTCAACCGCATGACCGAGTCGTCGCAGACGGTGCTCGACCGGCTGGGCTGGGCGGCCGACCAGGTCGACTGGCTCGTGGGCCACCAGGCCAACGCGCGGATCCTCAACGCCGTGGCCCGTGGACTGAGCATCCCCGCCGAGCGCGCGGTCATGAACCTCGACAGGGTCGGCAACACCTCAGCGGCCTCGATTCCGCTCGCCCTCGCCGACGCCGCAGGCGACGGCTCACTCACCCCGGGCGCGCGTGTCCTGCTCACCGCCTTCGGCGGAGGTCTCACCTGGGGCGCCGTGGCCCTCACCTGGCCGGACATCGTCGCCGCCTGAGCGACCCCGTCCCACCCCACACACGAAGCTCCTCGTACCGAAAGGCGAAACCTCACATGAGTACCTCTACCCTGCCGCTGGCCGACGTCCTGATCGACATCCTGCTCTCCGACTACGAGGTCCCGGAGAACACCGACATGAACACCGACTTCGAGAGCCTGGAGTTCGACTCCCTCGTCCTGGTCGAATTCGCCGTGGCGCTCTCGCGACGCTTCGACGTCGATGTGGAGGACCACGAACTCCAGGAAGCCGGAACCATAGCCGCCACCGCCGAGCTCCTGAAGTCCAAGGGCGTCCAGGGCTGACCGGTCGGGGCCGCCGTCCGACGCCGCGGTCACCGGGCGTCGGACGGCGGCGTGACGCCTCACAGGAGAGACCATGAGCCCCCGACGCCTCGCGTTCTTCGACGTGGACGGAACCCTCACCACGGACATCACGCTCTTCCGCTTCCTGCGCTACTACCTCGCGGCCCAGGGACACGGCCCCCAGGTCTACGAACAGCGGCGCCAGCGGCTGAAGGCCATGACGGCCATCGGCGTGCCCCGGGAGGCGACGAACCGCGCCTACTTCACCAACTTCCGCGACGCCGACGCGGCAGCCGTCACCGACCTGGCCCGGGCCTGGTTCGAGAGGGAGCTGGCCCAGGGCGGCTTCCTCAACCCCAGTGCCGTCGACGCCCTGCGCCGGCACAGGTCCCGGGGCGACACCGTCGTCTTCGTCTCCGGGTCCTTCCCCGCCGTACTCATGCCGCTCGCCGAACACCTCCGCGTGACCGACATCCGGGCCACCACACCCGAGATCGTCCACGGCCGCTACACCGGAGGGCTGCTGAGAACGCCGATGATCGGCGCGGCGAAGGCCGACGCGGCGCGCGAGGCGGCCTCGGTGCACGGGGCGAGCCTCGCCGACTGCGCGGCCTACGGCGATCACCTGTCCGATCTGCCGATCCTGAACGCGGTGGGCACACCCGTGGCCGTGGCGGGCGACCCGAGGCTCGACCAGTACGCGCGGCTGCACCACTGGACCGTCCTGCCGGGCGCCCCCGAGTCGCCGGAGATCCCACTGAGCAAGTGCGTCGCGCCACGTGACGGCGAGGGCCCGGTGCGGGCGCGGGAAACCGTCGGCTGAGGTCGTCGCGAGAAGGGGGGAAGCGCACCTTGACGCACGCCGGCTCGCTTCGGCCCGGATCAGGTCGAGTGCGCGTCGGTGGCGGGCGCCGTCGACGAGGACGACCCGGTCGCGGACGTGGTCCCGGGCGGCTGGATCGCCGAGCCCGTGAGGCACGTCGCCCTCATTGCCGGCCCTGGACCTGTGCGGGCGCCCGGGAACGGATCCGCATGCGGTGTGGATTCGCCTCGGGCCGCATGACGACGTCCTTGGCGGCGATCTTGGCGTCGATGCGGAAGCCGCGGGTGTGACGCGGTGGCCGGAAGGGCCGCCCGCCGCCGGTGGAAAGTGACGATGCCGCGGGCCACGCGGAGGACGGCTCCGGCCTGACGCCTGTCTTCAGGACCGCGAGGCGCCGCCCCCAGCTGTGACCGTGTCTCCCTCTCGACCTCCAGCCACACTCCACCCCGTCTCCCCCTGACCCCGTTGCGGGAGGCCGCTCGACGCGGCGCACGCGCAAACGCCACCGGCGAGCACCGTTTCACGACGAGAGCCGCGTCCGGTCTCAGCGTCCCCCTTGAAGCGCCAGCAGGCGCAGGGTGTGGGCGGCGGACGCGAGGGTCATGTGCCGGTGCCAGCCGCAGAACGACCGCCCGACGAAGTCCGCCGCACCCGTCCGGTCGGCGCCGAGGCTACGGTCCAGGGCCACCTTGCGGGTCAGTTTGGTCAGCTTCAGCAGGTCCGCCGGAGCGGTGTCCGCCAGGTCGGACACCCATACCTGTGCCGGACTGTCCTGCCCGTGGCGCCACTCGCCGAGAAGTACGAGAGGCCGGTGATGGCCCAGTCCGGGCCCGGCCACCCGGACCTGGACGGCGGCCACCCACGACGTGTGCGTGCCGCCCGAGCCGCCCGGATCGGCCCATTCGACGCTCCGCCGGGAGAACTTGGCCGAATCCAGGATGCCCGCCGCTGACATGGGCCATCTGTCGGACCGGGACAGCGCGGGGTCGTCCACGATGAACCGGTTGGCCGCGGCGATCCTGGCCACCACGGGCAGCCCCCCGGCGGCGAGGCGGCGTGCGGACTGCCAGTCGGCGTCCGCCCGCAGATCCATGAGCACGGGCCGCGGCGGGACGCGCCAGTCCCGTGCCGCCTGAAGCACCGTGTCGGCCGCGCACTGCTCCATCGACTCGTAGGTGACGGTGGACGGGATGTCGGCACGTCCCCGCAGTGCCTCGTCGTCGATCCAGTGCCGTGGCATGAACAACTTCCAGTTGACGGGCGCGCTGAGAGCCGTGGAGGCGTACCACGCGCCGAAGGCCCGCTGGCCGCCCACATACCGGCCGGCCTGGGGATCCAGGAACCGGCCCACACCCACCGTGTGCTCACCGTCCTTGGGAATGGTCACGGCGTTCAGCACCCAGGCCTGCGGCGGGCACACCCGGTCGAGGAAACCCGCGTGCGCGGCACGCATCGGCGCCCAGTCCCAGGTCGAACCGCAGATGAAGTGGTGGAGCCGCTGTTCCTCGTCCGGCCGGCCGAGCGAGAGGGCGATGTTACGGACCGACTTGCGGCCGTCGGCGAGCAGCAGACCGTGCAGATAGTGCTCACCGCGCACTCGCTGGTCCCGTCGGCTGAGGGAGGAGAAGAGTTCCGCGGTGGCGGATCGAGGGCGACCGAGGCGAGGTGGACGCGCTTCCCGAGCAGGTCGATCCCGCAGCGCGGCCTCATCACGGGCACGGACCCCACCGGGCTCGAACGACAGGCTCGCCCACCCGTCCGCCCGACTCGCCCGTCCGTTCGTCCGCCCGTCCGACTCGCCCGTCCGACTCGCCCGCCCGGCTCACCCGTCCGCCCGCCCGTCCGACTCGCCCGCCCCGCTCACCCGCCCGTCCGACTCGCCCGCCCCGCTCACCCGCCCGTCCGCCCGACTCGCCCGTCCGCCCGCTCGGCTCACCCGCCCGTCCGCCCGACTCGCCCGCCCGCTCGACCGACCGTCCGTCCGTCCGTCCGACCGACCGTCCGTCCGTCCGTCCGTCCGGGACACCCGGCGTCGAAGCCGGATCGTCGATCAGCCCTCACCCAAGAGGCACCTGAGAGGGTTCTTGGTCGCCGGGCCGTCAGCTCTCGCCTTGGTCGCCGGGCCGTCCCGGGAGGTCCTGCTCGGCCCAGATGATCTTTCCGGCCTGGGTGTAGCGGGTACCCCAGCGGCGGGTCAGCTGGGCGACGAGGAACAAGCCCCGGCCGCCCTCGTCGGTGGTCCGCGCATGGCCCATCCGGGGCGAGGTGTTGCTCGCGTCGGACACCTCGCAGATCAACTTGTCGTGCCGGATCATGCGCAGCCTGACGGGTCCGGTGCCGTGCCGGATGGCGTTGGTGACCAGCTCGCTGACGACCAGTTCCGTGGTCATCGCCAGATCCTCCAGCCCCCATCCGAGAAGCTGACGGACGGCCAGCTCCCTCGCGCTCGCGACGATCGCCGGATCCGTCGGCAGGTCCCACGAGGCGACCCGGTCGGCGCCCAGCGCGTGCGGCCGGGCCAGGAGCAGGGCCACGTCGTCGGTCTGCGGGCCGGTCAGCAGGTTGTTCACGACCGCCGAGCACAGCTCCTCCGGCGGCAGGCCGGACTGCGCGAGCACATCGCTGAGACGGGACAGCCCCACATCGATGTCCTGGTCGCTGCTCTCGATGAGGCCGTCGGTGTAGAGGGCGATCAGGCTTCCCTCGGGGAGGGAGATCTCGGCGGACTCGAAGGGCAGCGACCCGAGGCCCAGCGGAGGGCCCGACGGGAGGTCGGGAAAGGTGACCTTGCCGCCGGGGGTGACCACGGCGGGCGGCGGATGTCCGGCCCGGGCCATGGTGCACAGCTGGGTGACCGGGTCGTAGACGGCGTAGAGGCAGGTGGCGCCCAGTACGGCGGTGGCGATGGGCTCGTCGTCGCCGCCCTTCTCCTCGGTCAGGCGGATCACCAGGTCGTCCAGGTGGGCCAGCAGCTCGTCGGGCGGCAGATCCATGTCGGCGAGCGTCTGTACGGCCGTACGCAGCCTGCCCATGGTCGCCGCGGCGTTGAGGCCGTGTCCGACGACGTCACCGACGACCAGGGCGACCCGGGCCCCGGACAGCTGGATCACGTCGAACCAGTCGCCGCCCACCCCTTCCCTGGCGTCGGTCGGCAGATAACGCGAGGCCACCTCCATGGCGGTGCCCCCGTTCAGCGTCTGCGGGAGCAGACTGCGCTGCAGGGCCAGTGCGGCGGTGTGCTCCCGGGTGTAGCGGCGGGCGTTCTCCACCCACACGGCGGCCCGGCTGACAAGCTCCTCGGCGAGCAGCAGATCGTCCTCCTCGAACTTCTGCGGGTGCTCCATACGGATGAAGGAGGCCACCCCCAGCACGGTGCCGCGTACGGACAGCGGCACCCACATCGCCGAGTGCATCCCGAATTCCGTGATGCTCCTGGCCCGCGCCGGATCCTCCGCGACCCACGGGGCGGTGACCTGGTCCAGGAACGGTTCCAGCACCGCGGTGCCGTTGGCCATGGTCTCGTAGTACGGCGAGGACCTGGGCGCGTCGATCGAGTCGCCGGTGGCGATCACCGACTCCGGGCAGCCCTCGTGGATCGACTGCTGCCCGGCCCGCCGTACGTGATACGCGCTGCCGTCCGGCCCCGAACCGGGTTCGTCGCCGTGCAGCACCGCTTCCAGCAGGTCGACGGCCACGAAGTCGGCGAGCCTCGGCACCGAGAAGTCGGCCAGCTCCTGAGCGGTCGCCATCACATCCAGCGTGCCCCCGATACGGGCGCTGGCCTCGCTGAGCAGGGCCAGGCGCTCCCGGGCCCGCCACCGGTCGGTGACGTCCATGCCCATGTAGCAGACGCCCAGCGGGTTGCCGTCCGGGTCGTCGAGGCGAAAGAAAGAGGTGGAGTAGGCGTGTTCCTGGTGCGGATCCGCCCAGGTCCAGCCCCGGTACTCGTAGTCGACGACCGGCTTGCCCGTCTCCAGCACCTGCCGCATCTGCGCTTCGAGCGCCTGGGTGTTCAGGCCCGGCAGCGAGTCCGACATCCGGCGCCCGAGCCGCTCGTCGCGCGGCACACCGCCGTAGCGCTCCAGGGTGTCGTTCATCCACACGTACCGCAGGTCCGGGCCGAGCACGGCCATGCCGAGCGGTGAGCGGGTGAGGAACCCTTCCAGCACCTCCCCGCTGACCGCCCAGGTCGGCGCCTTCGACACGTCGATCGCCGATACTAGCCAGGCCCTGCGGTCGTCGGTGTCGGACATCGCGGTCACCCGCAGCCCGACCTCGACCCGGCGGCCGTCACGGTGCCGGGCGCCCACCAGGCCGCCCCAGCTCTCCCGGGTTCCGCACTCCTCGACGACCTCGGCCGCCCGTGACGCGTCTTCGGACCGCGCCAGCAGAGTGGCGGCGGAGCGGTTGAGCACCTCCGCCGCGCCGTATCCCAGAAGCCGCTCGGCGGCCCCCGTCCAGCCGATGACCGTGCCCTTCGCATCGATCACGGCGGCCGCGACGTTCGCCGTCTCGAACGGTCCATGCGTTCCGTCCGGTGTTACCTCCCTGGGGAACATCATGAAGGCCGTCCCATCTGGCGGATGGCATATGGATGATTCTATGACGTATCGCCCCAAACTGCTCCACTCGGACCGTTCCCGGACCTTCCCCCGTACGTCGCCCCGGTGCCTCGTCCGTGATCGTGGAGAGCGCCGGGCGAAGCGCTCAAGCCACGCTCAAGGAGCCGCGGGGCAGACTGAGCGCCCACTCGCACGGCGGCCGGACCATGGGGGACGAACAAGTGGAAACCGCACGCATCCTGCCCGACCTCCTGATCCGGCGGGCGGAGGAGCGGCCGGACGCGGTGGCGT
This genomic interval from Streptomyces sp. B21-083 contains the following:
- a CDS encoding SpoIIE family protein phosphatase → MMFPREVTPDGTHGPFETANVAAAVIDAKGTVIGWTGAAERLLGYGAAEVLNRSAATLLARSEDASRAAEVVEECGTRESWGGLVGARHRDGRRVEVGLRVTAMSDTDDRRAWLVSAIDVSKAPTWAVSGEVLEGFLTRSPLGMAVLGPDLRYVWMNDTLERYGGVPRDERLGRRMSDSLPGLNTQALEAQMRQVLETGKPVVDYEYRGWTWADPHQEHAYSTSFFRLDDPDGNPLGVCYMGMDVTDRWRARERLALLSEASARIGGTLDVMATAQELADFSVPRLADFVAVDLLEAVLHGDEPGSGPDGSAYHVRRAGQQSIHEGCPESVIATGDSIDAPRSSPYYETMANGTAVLEPFLDQVTAPWVAEDPARARSITEFGMHSAMWVPLSVRGTVLGVASFIRMEHPQKFEEDDLLLAEELVSRAAVWVENARRYTREHTAALALQRSLLPQTLNGGTAMEVASRYLPTDAREGVGGDWFDVIQLSGARVALVVGDVVGHGLNAAATMGRLRTAVQTLADMDLPPDELLAHLDDLVIRLTEEKGGDDEPIATAVLGATCLYAVYDPVTQLCTMARAGHPPPAVVTPGGKVTFPDLPSGPPLGLGSLPFESAEISLPEGSLIALYTDGLIESSDQDIDVGLSRLSDVLAQSGLPPEELCSAVVNNLLTGPQTDDVALLLARPHALGADRVASWDLPTDPAIVASARELAVRQLLGWGLEDLAMTTELVVSELVTNAIRHGTGPVRLRMIRHDKLICEVSDASNTSPRMGHARTTDEGGRGLFLVAQLTRRWGTRYTQAGKIIWAEQDLPGRPGDQGES